One region of Quercus lobata isolate SW786 chromosome 2, ValleyOak3.0 Primary Assembly, whole genome shotgun sequence genomic DNA includes:
- the LOC115974565 gene encoding serine/threonine-protein kinase STY46-like isoform X1: MEDTESSSRVLDFTRTQSQSQSQIQSRFSREQRQKIEVYNEVLHRLKHLNVAETNLPGFEDELWAHFHGLPVRYAVNVNVERVQDVLMHKRLLNMTRNPSIRHAIDVRLVQVHSTSGGNCSSSGHSNFQREVDAQYSDYPSKHSVHPPPAFGSSPDVELTLEFNQLHVQDRHDNVNDNRLYSRAMHDITISTYDKPKNLSQLSSLLSEIGLNIQEAHVFSTIDGYSLGVFVVDGFALEETEQLRNKLLKKITRLEGLPTAETAS, from the exons ATGGAAGATACAGAGAGCAGTAGCAGAGTCTTGGATTTTACACGGACTCAGAGTCAGAGTCAGAGTCAGATTCAGAGTCGATTCAGCAGAGAGCAGAGGCAGAAGATAGAAGTGTACAATGAAGTCCTTCACCGACTTAAGCACTTGAACGTAGCAGAGACCAATCTTCCTGGTTTTGAAGATGAACTCTGGGCACATTTTCATGGCCTCCCTGTTCG GTATGCTGTGAATGTGAATGTCGAGAGGGTACAAGATGTTCTTATGCACAAAAGATTACTGAACATGACACGCAACCCTTCTATTAGACATGCAATTGATGTCCGTCTTGTGCAG GTTCATTCTACTTCGGGTGGAAATTGTAGTTCTTCTGGGCATTCAAACTTTCAAAGAGAAGTGGATGCTCAATATTCTGATTATCCCAGCAAACATAG TGTTCATCCACCACCTGCCTTTGGTTCATCACCTGATGTTGAACTCACTCTTGAATTCAACCAATTACATGTTCAAGACAGGCATGACAACGTGAATGATAATCGTCTTTATTCCCG GGCAATGCATGACATTACAATTTCAACATACGACAAGCCCAAAAATTTAAGTCAG TTGAGTTCCTTACTGTCTGAGATTGGACTGAACATTCAAGAAGCACATGTTTTTTCCACTATAGATGGCTACTCTTTGGGTGTTTTCGTTGTTGATGGTTTTGCACTCGAG gAGACCGAACAGCTTAGAAATAAGCTGTTAAAGAAAATAACAAGACTTGAG GGGTTACCAACTGCCGAAACTGCAAGTTGA
- the LOC115974564 gene encoding serine/threonine-protein kinase STY46-like isoform X1, giving the protein MEDTESSSSRVLDFTRTQSQTQSQTQSQSQSRFSREQGQKIVGYNEVLHRLKHLNEAETNHPGFEDELWAHFHGLPARYAVDVNAERAQDVLMHKRLLNMARNPSIRHAIDVRLVKVHSTSGGNCSSSGHSNFQREVDAQCADYLSKHSVHPPPAFGSSPDAELTLEVNQLHVQDRHDNVNDNRLYSRATYEITISTYDKPKIFNQLSSLLSEIGLNIQEAHAFSTIDGYFLDVFVVDSLALEETEQLKNKLLKKIPRIEKQPLLTCDSVPSAGKQNQSGIKFISNYVNLPSNGIDVGEIDPSSLIYEKKIVSVSFCDLYKGTFCYQDVAIKVLRAEHMNENMQREFTQEVIMMREIQHKNVVQFIGACTRPPSLCIVMEYMSGGSIHDFLHKQKNVFTHPDLIRVAIDVSKGMKYLHHNNIIHRDLKAANLLMDGNGVVKISDFGIARMQAQSGVMTAETGTYRWMAPEVIEHKPYDHKVDVFSFGVLLWELLTGKLPYEQLSPLQAAVGVVQKGLRPIIPKQTPQKLGELLERCWQQDPSSRPEFSEILEILQHMAKRVAAEGMDRQKGKSPRRVSAFVRSVD; this is encoded by the exons ATGGAAGATACAGAGAGCAGCAGTAGCAGAGTCTTGGATTTTACACGGACTCAGAGTCAGACTCAGAGTCAGACTCAGAGTCAGAGTCAGAGTCGATTCAGCAGAGAGCAGGGGCAGAAGATAGTTGGGTACAATGAAGTCCTTCACCGACTTAAGCACTTGAACGAAGCAGAGACCAATCATCCTGGTTTTGAAGATGAACTCTGGGCACATTTTCATGGCCTCCCTGCTCG GTATGCTGTGGATGTGAATGCCGAGAGGGCACAAGATGTTCTTATGCACAAAAGATTACTGAACATGGCACGCAACCCTTCTATTAGACATGCAATTGATGTCCGTCTTGTGAAG GTTCATTCTACTTCGGGTGGAAATTGTAGTTCTTCTGGGCATTCAAACTTTCAAAGAGAAGTGGATGCTCAATGTGCTGATTATCTCAGCAAACATAG TGTTCATCCACCACCTGCGTTTGGTTCATCACCTGATGCTGAACTCACTCTTGAAGTCAACCAATTACATGTTCAAGACAGGCATGACAACGTGAATGATAATCGTCTTTATTCCCG GGCAACGTatgaaattacaatttcaacATACGACAAgcccaaaattttcaatcag TTGAGTTCCTTACTGTCTGAGATTGGACTGAACATTCAAGAAGCACATGCTTTTTCCACTATAGATGGCTACTTTTTGGATGTTTTCGTTGTTGATAGTTTAGCACTCGAG gAGACTGAACAGCTTAAAAATAAGCTGTTAAAGAAAATACCAAGAATTGAG AAGCAACCTTTGTTGACATGTGACAGTGTTCCTTCTGCTGGGAAGCAAAACCAAAGTGGGATCAAGTTTATCTCTAACTATGTAAATCTACCCTCTAACGGAATTGATGTCGGAGAAATTGACCCTAGCTCATTgatatatgaaaagaaaattgtatcTGTATCATTTTGCGACTT GTATAAAGGTACTTTTTGTTATCAAGATGTGGCAATCAAAGTTCTTAGGGCTGAACATATGAATGAAAATATGCAGAGGGAATTTACTCAAGAAGTCATTATGATGAG GGAAATCCAGCACAAGAATGTTGTCCAATTCATCGGGGCATGTACAAGACCTCCAAGCCTGTGTATTGTCATgg AGTACATGTCTGGTGGAAGCATACATGACTTTCTGCATAAACAAAAGAATGTTTTCACACACCCAGACTTAATCAGAGTAGCCATTGATGTTTCTAAGGGAATGAAGTATTTGCACCACAATAATATAATCCATCGGGACTTGAAAGCTGCCAATCTTTTGATGGATGGAAATGGA GTTGTCAAGATTAGTGATTTTGGCATTGCTAGAATGCAAGCTCAATCTGGTGTTATGACTGCCGAAACTGGAACATACCGTTGGATGGCTCCAGAG GTTATTGAACACAAACCATATGATCACAAAGTTGATGTTTTCAGCTTTGGAGTTCTACTGTGGGAGTTGCTTACAGGAAAG CTCCCGTATGAGCAATTGTCCCCATTACAAGCAGCAGTTGGTGTGGTTCAGAAG GGTCTGAGGCCTATAATTCCAAAGCAGACTCCTCAAAAGCTTGGGGAATTGCTTGAGAGATGTTGGCAGCAAGATCCATCTTCAAGACCAGAATTCTcagaaattttagaaattttgcagcACATGGCCAAGAGG GTTGCAGCAGAGGGAATGGACCGGCAGAAGGGGAAATCACCTAGAAGAGTATCTGCTTTTGTACGGAGTGTCGATTGA
- the LOC115974565 gene encoding serine/threonine-protein kinase STY46-like isoform X2, with protein sequence MEDTESSSRVLDFTRTQSQSQSQIQSRFSREQRQKIEVYNEVLHRLKHLNVAETNLPGFEDELWAHFHGLPVRYAVNVNVERVQDVLMHKRLLNMTRNPSIRHAIDVRLVQVHSTSGGNCSSSGHSNFQREVDAQYSDYPSKHRAMHDITISTYDKPKNLSQLSSLLSEIGLNIQEAHVFSTIDGYSLGVFVVDGFALEETEQLRNKLLKKITRLEGLPTAETAS encoded by the exons ATGGAAGATACAGAGAGCAGTAGCAGAGTCTTGGATTTTACACGGACTCAGAGTCAGAGTCAGAGTCAGATTCAGAGTCGATTCAGCAGAGAGCAGAGGCAGAAGATAGAAGTGTACAATGAAGTCCTTCACCGACTTAAGCACTTGAACGTAGCAGAGACCAATCTTCCTGGTTTTGAAGATGAACTCTGGGCACATTTTCATGGCCTCCCTGTTCG GTATGCTGTGAATGTGAATGTCGAGAGGGTACAAGATGTTCTTATGCACAAAAGATTACTGAACATGACACGCAACCCTTCTATTAGACATGCAATTGATGTCCGTCTTGTGCAG GTTCATTCTACTTCGGGTGGAAATTGTAGTTCTTCTGGGCATTCAAACTTTCAAAGAGAAGTGGATGCTCAATATTCTGATTATCCCAGCAAACATAG GGCAATGCATGACATTACAATTTCAACATACGACAAGCCCAAAAATTTAAGTCAG TTGAGTTCCTTACTGTCTGAGATTGGACTGAACATTCAAGAAGCACATGTTTTTTCCACTATAGATGGCTACTCTTTGGGTGTTTTCGTTGTTGATGGTTTTGCACTCGAG gAGACCGAACAGCTTAGAAATAAGCTGTTAAAGAAAATAACAAGACTTGAG GGGTTACCAACTGCCGAAACTGCAAGTTGA
- the LOC115974564 gene encoding serine/threonine-protein kinase STY46-like isoform X2, with translation MEDTESSSSRVLDFTRTQSQTQSQTQSQSQSRFSREQGQKIVGYNEVLHRLKHLNEAETNHPGFEDELWAHFHGLPARYAVDVNAERAQDVLMHKRLLNMARNPSIRHAIDVRLVKVHSTSGGNCSSSGHSNFQREVDAQCADYLSKHSVHPPPAFGSSPDAELTLEVNQLHVQDRHDNVNDNRLYSRATYEITISTYDKPKIFNQLSSLLSEIGLNIQEAHAFSTIDGYFLDVFVVDSLALEETEQLKNKLLKKIPRIEKQPLLTCDSVPSAGKQNQSGIKFISNYVNLPSNGIDVGEIDPSSLIYEKKIVSVSFCDLYKGTFCYQDVAIKVLRAEHMNENMQREFTQEVIMMREIQHKNVVQFIGACTRPPSLCIVMEYMSGGSIHDFLHKQKNVFTHPDLIRVAIDVSKGMKYLHHNNIIHRDLKAANLLMDGNGVVKISDFGIARMQAQSGVMTAETGTYRWMAPEVIEHKPYDHKVDVFSFGVLLWELLTGKNSYQSSCFLTEMPAPV, from the exons ATGGAAGATACAGAGAGCAGCAGTAGCAGAGTCTTGGATTTTACACGGACTCAGAGTCAGACTCAGAGTCAGACTCAGAGTCAGAGTCAGAGTCGATTCAGCAGAGAGCAGGGGCAGAAGATAGTTGGGTACAATGAAGTCCTTCACCGACTTAAGCACTTGAACGAAGCAGAGACCAATCATCCTGGTTTTGAAGATGAACTCTGGGCACATTTTCATGGCCTCCCTGCTCG GTATGCTGTGGATGTGAATGCCGAGAGGGCACAAGATGTTCTTATGCACAAAAGATTACTGAACATGGCACGCAACCCTTCTATTAGACATGCAATTGATGTCCGTCTTGTGAAG GTTCATTCTACTTCGGGTGGAAATTGTAGTTCTTCTGGGCATTCAAACTTTCAAAGAGAAGTGGATGCTCAATGTGCTGATTATCTCAGCAAACATAG TGTTCATCCACCACCTGCGTTTGGTTCATCACCTGATGCTGAACTCACTCTTGAAGTCAACCAATTACATGTTCAAGACAGGCATGACAACGTGAATGATAATCGTCTTTATTCCCG GGCAACGTatgaaattacaatttcaacATACGACAAgcccaaaattttcaatcag TTGAGTTCCTTACTGTCTGAGATTGGACTGAACATTCAAGAAGCACATGCTTTTTCCACTATAGATGGCTACTTTTTGGATGTTTTCGTTGTTGATAGTTTAGCACTCGAG gAGACTGAACAGCTTAAAAATAAGCTGTTAAAGAAAATACCAAGAATTGAG AAGCAACCTTTGTTGACATGTGACAGTGTTCCTTCTGCTGGGAAGCAAAACCAAAGTGGGATCAAGTTTATCTCTAACTATGTAAATCTACCCTCTAACGGAATTGATGTCGGAGAAATTGACCCTAGCTCATTgatatatgaaaagaaaattgtatcTGTATCATTTTGCGACTT GTATAAAGGTACTTTTTGTTATCAAGATGTGGCAATCAAAGTTCTTAGGGCTGAACATATGAATGAAAATATGCAGAGGGAATTTACTCAAGAAGTCATTATGATGAG GGAAATCCAGCACAAGAATGTTGTCCAATTCATCGGGGCATGTACAAGACCTCCAAGCCTGTGTATTGTCATgg AGTACATGTCTGGTGGAAGCATACATGACTTTCTGCATAAACAAAAGAATGTTTTCACACACCCAGACTTAATCAGAGTAGCCATTGATGTTTCTAAGGGAATGAAGTATTTGCACCACAATAATATAATCCATCGGGACTTGAAAGCTGCCAATCTTTTGATGGATGGAAATGGA GTTGTCAAGATTAGTGATTTTGGCATTGCTAGAATGCAAGCTCAATCTGGTGTTATGACTGCCGAAACTGGAACATACCGTTGGATGGCTCCAGAG GTTATTGAACACAAACCATATGATCACAAAGTTGATGTTTTCAGCTTTGGAGTTCTACTGTGGGAGTTGCTTACAGGAAAG AATTCATATCAATCATCTTGTTTTCTGACTGAAATGCCAGCTCCCGTATGA
- the LOC115974564 gene encoding serine/threonine-protein kinase STY46-like isoform X3 — protein MHKRLLNMARNPSIRHAIDVRLVKVHSTSGGNCSSSGHSNFQREVDAQCADYLSKHSVHPPPAFGSSPDAELTLEVNQLHVQDRHDNVNDNRLYSRATYEITISTYDKPKIFNQLSSLLSEIGLNIQEAHAFSTIDGYFLDVFVVDSLALEETEQLKNKLLKKIPRIEKQPLLTCDSVPSAGKQNQSGIKFISNYVNLPSNGIDVGEIDPSSLIYEKKIVSVSFCDLYKGTFCYQDVAIKVLRAEHMNENMQREFTQEVIMMREIQHKNVVQFIGACTRPPSLCIVMEYMSGGSIHDFLHKQKNVFTHPDLIRVAIDVSKGMKYLHHNNIIHRDLKAANLLMDGNGVVKISDFGIARMQAQSGVMTAETGTYRWMAPEVIEHKPYDHKVDVFSFGVLLWELLTGKLPYEQLSPLQAAVGVVQKGLRPIIPKQTPQKLGELLERCWQQDPSSRPEFSEILEILQHMAKRVAAEGMDRQKGKSPRRVSAFVRSVD, from the exons ATGCACAAAAGATTACTGAACATGGCACGCAACCCTTCTATTAGACATGCAATTGATGTCCGTCTTGTGAAG GTTCATTCTACTTCGGGTGGAAATTGTAGTTCTTCTGGGCATTCAAACTTTCAAAGAGAAGTGGATGCTCAATGTGCTGATTATCTCAGCAAACATAG TGTTCATCCACCACCTGCGTTTGGTTCATCACCTGATGCTGAACTCACTCTTGAAGTCAACCAATTACATGTTCAAGACAGGCATGACAACGTGAATGATAATCGTCTTTATTCCCG GGCAACGTatgaaattacaatttcaacATACGACAAgcccaaaattttcaatcag TTGAGTTCCTTACTGTCTGAGATTGGACTGAACATTCAAGAAGCACATGCTTTTTCCACTATAGATGGCTACTTTTTGGATGTTTTCGTTGTTGATAGTTTAGCACTCGAG gAGACTGAACAGCTTAAAAATAAGCTGTTAAAGAAAATACCAAGAATTGAG AAGCAACCTTTGTTGACATGTGACAGTGTTCCTTCTGCTGGGAAGCAAAACCAAAGTGGGATCAAGTTTATCTCTAACTATGTAAATCTACCCTCTAACGGAATTGATGTCGGAGAAATTGACCCTAGCTCATTgatatatgaaaagaaaattgtatcTGTATCATTTTGCGACTT GTATAAAGGTACTTTTTGTTATCAAGATGTGGCAATCAAAGTTCTTAGGGCTGAACATATGAATGAAAATATGCAGAGGGAATTTACTCAAGAAGTCATTATGATGAG GGAAATCCAGCACAAGAATGTTGTCCAATTCATCGGGGCATGTACAAGACCTCCAAGCCTGTGTATTGTCATgg AGTACATGTCTGGTGGAAGCATACATGACTTTCTGCATAAACAAAAGAATGTTTTCACACACCCAGACTTAATCAGAGTAGCCATTGATGTTTCTAAGGGAATGAAGTATTTGCACCACAATAATATAATCCATCGGGACTTGAAAGCTGCCAATCTTTTGATGGATGGAAATGGA GTTGTCAAGATTAGTGATTTTGGCATTGCTAGAATGCAAGCTCAATCTGGTGTTATGACTGCCGAAACTGGAACATACCGTTGGATGGCTCCAGAG GTTATTGAACACAAACCATATGATCACAAAGTTGATGTTTTCAGCTTTGGAGTTCTACTGTGGGAGTTGCTTACAGGAAAG CTCCCGTATGAGCAATTGTCCCCATTACAAGCAGCAGTTGGTGTGGTTCAGAAG GGTCTGAGGCCTATAATTCCAAAGCAGACTCCTCAAAAGCTTGGGGAATTGCTTGAGAGATGTTGGCAGCAAGATCCATCTTCAAGACCAGAATTCTcagaaattttagaaattttgcagcACATGGCCAAGAGG GTTGCAGCAGAGGGAATGGACCGGCAGAAGGGGAAATCACCTAGAAGAGTATCTGCTTTTGTACGGAGTGTCGATTGA